TTCCGCTACGACGGTGGAGGCCCTGCGAAGGGCGGCGAGCTCGTGCTGTCGGTCGGCGACGCCGTGATCGGGCGCGCGCGCGTGCCGGCGACGCCGCCGAGCTACTTCTCGATCGACGAGACCTTCGACGTCGGCGTCGACACGGGCTCTCCGGCCGGCGCGTACCCGCCGGCCGCCGGCGTCGGCTTCCCGCTCGAGGGCGCCCGGCTCGAGCACGTCGACGTGGAGCTGCTGTAGCGCGCTCGCAGCGCGCCGTCGTCCGCGCGCCCGCGCGGAGGAGCCACGCGAGCACCCGCGTACCCGTCGCTAGGCGCGCCCGCTCGCGGCCGCGAACGCCGCCGCCAGCGCGGCGCGCGGGTCGTCGGCGAGCGCGCGGCTCCGCCACGCGACGTGCTGGTCGGGGCGCACGAGCAGCGCGCCGCTCGCGTCGATGCCCGCCTGTGCGCGCCACGCGTCGAGTCCGGGCAGGAGCGCCTCCGTCAGCACGAGCGCGTCGGCGGGCGGCGCGTCGACGGAGCGCAGCGCGTCGACCCAGGCCGCGCCCTCCGGGCCCGCGACGAGCAGGAAGCGATCGAGCGGGACGCGATCGAGGAGCGAGGCGCCGGGGTCGGCGAGCCAGGCGTGCGGCAGGCGCGCGCCCGGGCAGCCCGTCGGCGTGAAGCGGCGCACCTCGAGCGGCGGCAGCGCGTCGCCGTCGCCGCGCGCGAGCGCGCCCTCCGCATAACGGAAGCCGAGCTGCAGCCCGGGCATGTCGAAGTGCTCCGCCTGCGCCTCGATCGCGGCGCGGACGCGCGCGCGCGCCGCGGGGTCGCGCAGCGCGGCCTCGTAGCGGTCGACCGAGCCGGCGAGGTCGTCGGTGATGCCGAGCGCGACCGGCACCTCGATCAGCCGCAGCGCGTTGCGCAGGCTCTGGTCCGCGTTCGCCTGCGCGACCGGGCGACGCTCGCGCTCGTAGCTGTCGAGCAGCGCGGGCGGCGCGTCGCCGCGCAGCACGAGCGCGAGCTTCCACGCGAGGTTGTGCGCGTCCTGCACGCCCGAGTTGAGGCCGAGGCCGCCGGTCGGCGGAAAGCGGTGCACGGCGTCGCCGGCGAGGAAGACGCGACCTCGGCGATAGGCGTCGGCGACCTGGGCCGTCATCGTCCAGGTCGACACGTTGTCGACGTCGAGCGCGAGGCCCGGGTCGGCGAGGCCTTCGCGCACGAGCGCCGCGCAGCGCGCGGGCGGGTAGTCGGCGAGCGACTCGCTGGCCGGGTCGTAGGGCAGCATGCAGACGGCCTCGCGGTCGAGGTCGTGCACGATGAAGACGGCACCGCGCGCGCGCGGGTCGCACAGGAAGAAGAGCACGCCGGGCGGCACCTCGGGTACGCCGCGCAGGCGCGCGCGGAAGTGCACCATCACGAAGCTCTGGATGCCCGCCGGCCCCTGCACGTCGATGCCGAGCGCCTTGCGCACGCCGCTGCCCGCGCCGTCGGCGGCGACGACGTAGCGGCTCGAGATCGTCTCTTCGCGCCCGCTCGCCGCGTCGCGCACGACGGTGTGGACACGCTCGCCGTCGTCGGTCGACGAGACCCACTCGCACCCCCACTCGGGCGCGCGCCCCGCGCGGCGCGCGAGCGCCTCGACGAGCAGCGGCTCGAGGCGGCTCTGCGACAGGTTGCGCAGCGGCGTCGGCGTGACGGCGAGCTGCGCGTCGCCCTGCTGCTCGAACGGGAGCCGTCCGAGCGTCGCGCCGCCGAGCCGGTCGACCCAGTAGGCGAAGCCCGCATCCGCGGGGTCGATCGCGGCCTTCGCGGCCGCGGCCATGTCGACGCCGGCGGCGCGGCAGATCTCGAGCGTGCGCGCGTTCACGACGTGCGCGGCCGGCGCGCGCTGCGGCCCCCCGCGGCGTTCGACGACGCGCGTCGCGACGCCCTGCTGCTCGAGCAGGAGCGCCGCGACGAGCCCCGTCGGGCCCGCGCCGACGACGAGCACCGGGACGTCGGCCGCGCTCACGACGTGGCCTCGTCGCGCGGGGCGAGCGCGAGCAGGCCGACGGTCGCCGCCATCACGGCGGAGAGCACGCCGAACACGAACACGTTCTCGTCGACGCCGAGGATCTGCGTGTGGATGTGCGGAACGGTGATCGCGCCGTGGTAGTGGGGCGCGAGCAGGTAGGCGATCCAGAAGCCGCCGAGGTTGCAGCTCTGCCAGAGCACGGAGAGCCAGAGGTTGCGCACCTCGAACGGCCGGCGGAGCCAGACGAGGTAGAGGTTCGCCAGGCCCGACAGGAACATGAAGCCGAGCAGCCACACGAGGTGCACGCGCGCGTGGCCCACCCAGTCGGGGTTGAAGGCGTGGCTCGCGTGGTAGTCGCGCAGCATCGGCCCGAAGAACTCGAGCATCGTGACGGTGAGCGCGATCCTCGCGACGAGGATGCGGCGGTCGGCGGTCATGGGCGGGTCTCCTCCGGCGCCCGCGGCGTGCGGGCGGCGTGCCGCGGCGGGGCTGGCGTCGCGCCACGGATATCCCAGAATTGAGAGGTCTGTCAATTCACTCGAGATCGGGCGGGAGAGGTCGGATGGACGGCCGGTTTGCCGAGAGGGCGCGCGCGGGCGAGGAGGGGAAGAGCGCGCGCACGCGCGCGCGGCTCATGGACGCGGCGGCCGACGCCTTCGCGCGGCGCGGCCTCGAGGCGGCCTCGGTGGCCGAGATCGCGCAGGCGGCCGAGGTGGCGAACGGCACCTTCTACAACTACTTCCGCGACAAGGACGAGATCGCCGACGCGGTCGCCTTCGCGATCGCGCGCGACTTCGCCGAGCGCATCGACGCCGCGATGCGCGACGTCGACGACCCGGTGCTGCGCGTGAGCGCCGGCACGCGTCGCTTCGTCGAGCTCGCGACGCGCGAGCCGACGTGGGGCCGCGCGATCGTGCGCGCGCTCGCCTCGATGCCGAGCGTGCGGCACGAGGTGACGTCGCTCGCGCGCCGCGACCTCGAGCGCGGCGCGCGCGCGGGCGCGTTCCGCGTCGCGGTCGACGACCTGCTGCTCGACCTCTTCGCCGGCATGGTGGCGACGGCCGTCGTCGTGTGTCTCGACGGCCCGGGAGGGCCCGAGGTCGCGGAGCGGACGGCCGAGCACCAGCTGCGCATGCTCGGCGTCGCGCCGGCGCGCGCGCGTCGCGCGGCGCGCCACCCGCTCGCGCCGATGCCGCCCGAAGGCTGAGCCCGCGCGCGGCGCGCGCGCGATAGAGTGCGCGGCCACTGCGAGGAGGGCCGCCATGGGCACGGAGATCGAGGGGCGTCGCGCACTGCACGAATGGCTCGCGCTGGTCGGCGAGATCGACCGCGACTTCCTGGGCGCGTCGCGCCAGGTCGTCGACCCCGCCGACGTCGCCGAGGGCGAGCACATGCTGCTGCACCTCGTGAAGGCGGCGATCGACGTCTGGGTCGACAACGACGCCGCCCGCCCGCGCTTCGCGCCGCTCGCGAGCCCCGTGCTGAAGTGGGGCGGCGAAGGCGCGGACAACCCCGCGCACTGCGCGCCGCTCGACCCGGCGCGCCGCTATCGCATCACGGGCCGCATGGATCGCGAGGCGTACGTCAGCTTCACCGTCTACACCGGCAAGGAGGAGGGCGACTGGAACGACGGCGTCGTCTCCGCGATCAACCACACCGAGTTCGCGCGCGACGCCGACGGCCGCTTCTCGATCGACATCGGCTCCGCGCCGCGCGCGGGCGCGCTCCACATGCAGGCGGGCCGACCGAACTGCGTGATCGCGCGGCACTACTGGGAGGAGGACGTGTGCGCGATGGCCGACCCGCGGCTGCGCTGCGACGTCGACATCGAGTGCCTCGACGAGCCGGGCTTCCCGCGCCCGCTCTCGCCCGCGTCGCTCGACGCGAAGCTCCGCGCCGCGATGGTGTTCCTGCGCGGCCAGACGCTCGCGCGCCCGCTGCCCGGCGCGGCCGCGCCGCCGGCGTGGTTCTCGCAGATGCCGAACCGGATGGGGAAGCCCGAGCGCTGGGTGCCGACCGAGGGCGGCGGCGCGGGCGCGGTCGACAACGCCTACTGCGCCGGGCTCGTCGTGCTCGCCGACGACGAGGCGCTCGTCGTCGAGGGGCGCTGGCCGGCGTGCGTGTACGCGAACGTCGCGTTCTGGAACCGCTTCCAGCAGATCCCCGACTATCGATACCGGCGCGGCTCGCTGAACCGCCGGCAGATGCGCGCCGACGGCGACGGCCGCTTCCGCTTCGCGGTCGCGCACCGCGACCCGGGTGTCGCGAACTGGCTCGACACCGAGGGCCACCGCGTCGGCACGCTCTACTGGCGCTTCCTGCTGTCGGAGGGCGAGATCGAGCAGCCCGTGTGCCGCGTCGTGAAGCACGCCGACGTGGCGGCCGCGCTCGCGGGCTGACGCGCGCGGGTCACTCGAGCGCGCCGGCCTCGCGAAGCGCGCGCACCTCGTCGGGCGCGAGGCCGAGCAGCTCGGTCAGCACGCGCTCGGTGTGCTCGCCCAGCGCGGGCGTCGCGCCCGCGTAGCCGGACGCCGCGTCGTCGAGCCGGAAGCCGTTGCGCTCGTAGGTGCGCGGGCCGAGCACGGCGTGCGCGAGCTCGACGAAGTGGCCGCGGTGCGCGAGCTGCGGGTCGGCGCACAGGTCGCCGAAGTCGGCGACCGGCACGGCCTCGATGCCGGCGGCCTGGAGCTGCGCGGCGACCTCGTCGCGCGTGCGCGCGCACGTCCACGCGCCGACCGCCGCTTCCACCTCGTCGACGCGCGCGAGCCGCGCGTCGAGCGCGGCGAGGCCCGGGTCGTCGATGCCGAGGATCGAGGCCAGCCGCGCCCACTCCGCGTCGCTCCAGACGGCGATCGCGACCCAGCGGTCGCCGACGTCGCCCTCGTCGCGGCACGGGAACGCGCCGTGCGGCGCCGCGCGCTCCGACCGATTGCCCATGCGCTCGCCGAGGTGCCCGTTGACGGCGTCGTCGAGCAGGAACGGCGCGAGCGTGTAGAGCGCGCACTCGACCTGCGAGAGGTCGACGTGCAGGCCGCGTCCCGTGCGCCGGCGATGGTGCAGACCGGCGGCGAGCGCCGCGGCCGCGAAGCGCGGCGAGAGCGAGTCGGTGATCGTCGCGTACGGGCCCATCGGCTCGCGATCGGGCCAGCCCGTCAGGTGGTTGAAGCACGAGAGCGCCGAGCCCTGCGCGCCGAAGCCCGGATAGTCGCGGTGCGGACCCGTCTGCCCGTTCATGCACGACGACACCATGACGAGGTCGGGCTTCTCCGCGGCGAGCGTCGCGTAGTCGAGGCCGAAGCCGCGCATCGCGCGAGGTGCGAAGTTCTCGAGCACGGCGTCGGCCCAGTGCACGAGCCTGCGCGCGACATCGAGCCCGCCCGGATGCTTGAGGTCGAGCGTGACGCCGAGCTTCCCGACGTTGAGCGCGTCGAAGAGCGCCGAGCCCTCGAGGCCGTGCGGGTTGCCGGGGCCGAGCGCGTAGAGCCGCAGGAAGTCGGGCCGCGTGCGCGACTCGATCTTGACGACGGTGGCGCCGTGCTCGGCGAAGTAGCGCGTGGCGATCGGCCCGGCCGCGCCCGAGCCGAGCTCGAGGATGCGCGCGCCCGCGAAGGCGCCGCGCGCGCCGGCGTGCGCCCGCGCGTGCGCGCCCGCGCGCGGCGTCCACGGCACCGCGCGGAGCTCGCCGAGCGCGGGTGCGCCGCGCTTCGCGTCGATCGGCGCGGCCGTGCCGTCGGCGCTCGCGACGAGCGCGAAGCGCGTCGGGAAGCCGTCGAGCCCGTCGAGCCGCGCGAACGCCTCGCGCGCGGCGAGCTGCGCGCTCGCGCGGATCTCGCGCGCGGTGTTGGCGGGCGCGATCATGAGGTTGCGCTCGCACGCGATCGCGAAGATCTCGCCGATCGAGTGGCGCGCGAACAGCGCCTCGAGCGGGCGCTCGAGCGCGCGCATCTCGTCGTCGCTCGTCTCGTTCGGGTTGAACGCGCTCCAGTCGCGCTCCGTCCACGCGGGCGCCGCGATGCCGTGCGCGACGAGCAGCTCCGTGATGGCGCGAAGCGTCGGAACGCGCGCCGGCCCGCCGCGCAGGCCGAACGTCACCCAGCCGTCGCGGCACCTCCACATCTCGCGCGTGCGTCCGATGCGCGCGCCGATGCGCGCGCCGCGCGCGCCCGTCGCGAGGAAGGCGGCGGGCGCGCCCATGTTCGCGACGAGCACCACCTCCTGCATCGAGACGTCGACGATCTGCGGCCGCCCCGACGCGTGCGCGGCGAGCGCCGCGAACGCGACCTCGGGGCCGACGTGCGCATAGCCCGAGGGCTCGCTGCAGCGCACCGGCGGGCGATCGGGGAAGCCCGTCGCGTACATGTTGCCCGACGCGGCCATGACGCCGAGGTCGGACGCGCGCCAGCGCGCGCGCGGGCCGTCGCCGCCGAAGGGCGTGACGCGCACCCACGTCGCGTGCGGCGCGCGCGCCGGGTCGAGGTCGAGCACGCCCGGCTCGCCGGGCGTCGCGATCACGACGTCGGCACCCGCGAGCAGCGCGTCGAGGCGCGGGTCGTCGGGGGCGCACGCGAGGCTCCGCTTGCCGGCGTTCCAGGCCGCGAAGCGCAGCGAGCGGCCGCCGCGCGCACCGCCCTCGAACGGGCCCACCGCGCGCAGCGGGTCGCCGCCGGGCGGCTCGACCTTCACGACCTCGGCGCCGAGGTCCGCGAGGATGCGGCCCGCCATCGCCGCGGGCTCGCCCGCGAGGTCGACGACGCGCAGGTCGAGGAGCGGCGCTTCGGGCATCCCGGTCGCTCGCGCCGGCCGATGCTAGGCGAGCGCGCGCTCGAGGAGCGCGAGCAGCCGGCCCCACGCGCGCTCCGCCTTGGCCTCGTCGTAGACGCGCGAGTCGGGCGGGCACCAGCCGTGCAGCGCGCCCTCGTACACCTCGATCTCGGCCGCGAGCCCGGCCTTCGCGAACGCGTCGCGCAGCACGTCCTTCGTCGAGGGCTCCTGCTCGTCGTCGTTGGACGCGATCGCGACGAGGTACTGCGCGCGGATCTTCGGGATCAACAGGTGCGGGCTGTCGGGGCCGTCGACGACGAGGCGGCCACCGTGGAACGAGGCGCCCGCGCCGATGCGGTCCGGTCGCGCGGCGGCGGTGCGCAGCGTCATCGCGCCGCCCATGCAGTAGCCCGTGACGCCCATCTTGCGGTCGGTGCGCACCGCCGGCTGCGCATCGAGGTAGCGGACGAAGGCGTCCGCATCGCTCGCCGTCGACGCGGGGGTGAGGCTCGCCATCAGCGACATGATCTTCTTGCGCGTCGCCGGGTCGCCGAAGTCGGCCTGCTCGGGAAGGAGCGGCGCGCGACCCGCGCGGTAGTACGGGTTCACGACGAGCACGGCGTAGCCCGAGCCCGCGAGCCGCTTCGCCATCTGCTTCATCGCGGGACGCAGGCCGAACGCGTCGGGCCAGACGAGCACGCCCGGATGCGCGCCGCTCGCGGGGTGCGCGAAGTAGGCGTCGGCCGTGCCGTCGGGCGTCGCGACCTCGACGTCGCGTCCCTCGACCTCGGCGGCGTGCGCGCCGTCGGGCCACAGCACGGCGAGACCCGTGCCCATCGCGATCGCCCCGAACTCGCGCCGCGTCACGCCGCCGGTCGCGGGCGCGTGTCGCTCGGCATCGGCCATCGTGCGTTCGTCGCACATGCGTGTCCCTCCCGGTGCGTCGCCGCGGAGCCTACGCGATCCGGGTGTGCGAGCGGAACCGCCGCGCGACCGCGCGCGGCCCTACTCGCCGGGGCCGCCGCCGATCGAGTACGCGCTCTCGCTGTGCTCGGAGAGGTCGAGCCCGAGGAACTCGTGCTCGTCCGAGACGCGCAGGCCGCCGCACACCGCGCCCGTGATCTTCAGCAGCACCCAGGTCGCGAGCGGTGCGAAGACGCCGACGATCGCGATGCCTTCGAGCTGCACCAGGATCTGCGTGGCGAAGTCGCCCGCCGGGTAGCTCGTCGCGAACAGCCCCGCGGCGAGCGCTCCCCACGTGCCGCCCACGCCGTGGACGCCGAAGGCGTCGAGCGAGTCGTCGTAGCCCGCGCGCACCTTCAGGAAGGTGACCGAGCCGTAGCAGATCAGCGCGACGGTCGCGCCGACGGCGATCGCGCCCGCCGGGCTCACGCTGCCGCACGCGGGCGTGATCGCGACGAGCCCGGCGACCGCGGCCGTCGCCGCGCCGAGCGCCGTCGGCTTGCCGCGGTGGATCCACTCGATCCCCGCCCACGTGAGCGTCGCCATCGAGGCCGCGGTGCTCGTGTTCAGGAAGGCGAGCGCGGCGAGCGGGCTCGCCGAGAGCGCGCTGCCCGCGTTGAAGCCGAACCAGCCCGCCCACAGCAGGCCGGCGCCCGTGAGGCACAGCGGCAGGCTGTTGGGCGTCATCGGCTGCTTCCCGTAGCCGCGGCGCGCGCCGAGCATCAGCGCGGCGACGAGCGCCGAGTAGCCGCTGCTCATGTGCACGACCAGGCCGCCCGCGAAGTCGATCGCGCTCTTCGCGAAGAGGTACCCGTCCGCCGCCCAGACCATGTGCGCGATCGGGCAGTAGACGACGAGCAGCCACAGGGAGATGAACACGACGAACGCCGAGAACTTCATGCGCTCCGCGATCGCCCCGATGATGAGCGCGGGCGTGATGATCGCGAACATCGCCTGGAACATGACGAAGACGTACTCGGGGATCAGGCGCGGGGGCGTCGCGAAGTTCTCCGTCACCGAGTCGATCGTGACGCCCGAGAGCATCGCCTTGGCGAAGTCGCCGACGAACGGGTTGCTGCCGGAGAAGGCGAGGCTGTAGCCGACCGCGATCCAGAGCACGCCGGCGACCGCCGCCGCGGCGAAGCACTGCACGAGCACGTTCAGGATGTTCTTCGCGCGCACGAGCCCGCCGTAGAAGAGCGCGAGGCCGGGCAGCGTCATCAACAGCACGAGCGCCGACGCGACGAGCATCCAGGCGGTGTCGCCGGAGTCGATCGATGCGCCGTCCTGGGCGAGGGCCGGCGGCGCGGCGAGCAGGGCGACTGCGGCGGTGGCGAAGAGACGGCGACGCGCGAAGGAGTGGACGGGGCGCAAGCGGAGCCTCCCGAGAGTGTGTAGAAGACGGCTCGAGCGTGCCGAATCCGGCCGATCCCACCGATTCCGCTCGAACGCGCCTCTCCTATCACAAGTGAGCGCGCGCCGGAACGGATCTGCGCATCCTCACAGGCGTTCGAGCCAGCTCCCGAGGTCGAGGCGGTCGGCGAGCGCGAGGCTGCGGCGAAGCACGGTGCGCACGGTCTCGTCGCGCTCGGTGAGCGAGCCGAGGCCGAGCGAGACGACTGCGACCATCAGCGTCTGGAATGCGCAGGCGCGGTACTGCGCGCGCGCGAGCGCGGGGTCGAGCGCCGCGCCGCGCTCGCCGAGCGCGCGCAGGTAGTCGTCGATCAGCTCGTCCTCGTGGCGCGCGAGCACGTCGGGCTCGAGCGAGTCCGCGAGGAAGTACTGGACGTCGCGCATGCCCTTGCACCACTGGAGGCCCTGGAAGTCGATCATCCCGACCTGCGTTCCATCCGGCCCGTCGTGCAGGAAGCAGTTCCCGAGATGGCTGTCGCCGTGGATCAGGGTGAGCGGCTCCGCGTACCACACGGCCATCAGCGCGTCCCATTTCTCGAGCGCGCGTCGGCAGAGCGCGGCGTGCGCCGGCGTCACGAGGTCCGGCGCCGCGCGCTGCGCGGGCCCGATCGCGGCGGCGCCGAGCGCGAGCGTCCGCGCACGTCCTCCCGGCGACAGGTAGGCGTGGAGCCGCAGCGGAAGCAGCGCCTCGCGCTCCGCGGCCGGGAGCCCTTCGAACGCCGCGTGCACCTTCGCGAACGCGCGCAGGCACAGCCGCGCCACGTCCGGCGTCGTGCCGGCGGCCATGTCGCGGTTCAGGAAGAGCCGCGCGCCCGGGAGCGCGTGCAGGTTCTCGAGCAGCAGCGCGAAGCGCGCGCCGCGCCGCGCCGCCGCGTGCACGCGCGGCACGCGGATCGGCATGCGGTGGGCGATGCGCGCGCAGAACGCGACCTCCGTCTCCCAGAAGCCGACGGCGTTCGCGAAGGCGCGCGTCGTGCGCTCGGCGCACGGCAGCTTCGCGTAGAGCGTGCTCGGGAGCGCGCCGTCGCGCGCCGCGCCCTCGTCGAACTCGACCTCGACGAGGAAGTTGCGGCAGTTGCTGCTCTCGAAGTCGACACCGGCGAGGCGCGCCGCGCGCACCGGCGGGAGCGGTGCGGCGCCCTGCGGCGCGTGCGCGCGCAGCAGCGCGTTCACGACCTCGGGCCGCGCGAGCTGCTCGGGCGTGCGCGGGAGCGCGCGCCCGAGCGCCTCCTCGACGCGGTCGATCCCCATGCGGGCGGCGGCCGCCGCGATGCGGCCGCCGAGCGCGAGCCGTCCGTCCACGTCAGGCGTCCGTTCTTCGCGCGCCGCGGCTCACGCCGCGCCCGTCTCGAGCACTTCGCGCGCGCAGCCGCAGCCGGGAAGGAACGTGACGCCCGGGCCCGGGTGGCACGACGAGCCGCACAGGAAGAGACCCTCGATGGGCGTCGCGTGCGACGAGCCCGCGACGCTCGTGCGGGCCGCGAGCATCTGGTCCGCGTGCAGCAGCCCGTGCGTGAAGTCGCCGTTCGTGGCCCCGTGCATCGCGGCGAAGTGATCCGACGAGAACACCGCGCGCTCGACGATGCGCGCGCGGAAGTCCGGCAGGTAGCGCGAGATGCGGTCGATCACGCGCTCGGCCATCTCGTCGCGCAGCTTCCCGCGCTCGGCGTCCGGTGCGTCGCACGGGAAGAAGAAGCCGTAGGCGCTCGCGATGTGCGCGCCCGGCGGCGCGAGCGTCGCGTCCATCACGGTGGGGATCTGGAACGCGATCGGAACCTCGTCGGGGAGCTCGCCGCGCAGGCACGCCTCGTAGCCCGCCTGCATCTGCTCGGGGTCGGGCACCATCGCGCCGCCGAAGCGCAGGTGGGGGTCGCGATTCATCCAGGCCCACTCGCCGCCGTAGGCGGGCAGCCCGTCGAGCTTGAAGAGCAGGTGCACCCACGCGCCCTTGTGCTCGATGCCGCGCACGCGCGCGACGAAGCCCGCGTCGAGGTGCTCCTCGCCGACGAGACGCAGGAAGGTCGCGGGCTTGTCGAGGTTCGAGAGCACGACCTTCGCGCGCAGCACCTCGCCGCCGCGCAGCTCGACGCCGACGGCGCGTCCGCCCTCGACGACGATGCGCTTCACCGGCTGCTTGAGCCGCACCTCGCCGCCGTGCGCCTCGATCGAACGGGCGAGCGCCTCCGGCAGCGCGCCCATGCCGCCGCGCACGCGGCGGATCAGCCCGCCGCTGCCGTTGAGCGCCATCGTGTACACGAGGCAGAACGCCGAGCCCGGCGTGTACGGGCCCTTGAAGGTCGACTGGATCGCCGCGAAGGCGAGCAGCGCGCGCAGCGTGCGGTGGCGCTCGGCGTCGGGGAAGAAGCGCTCGATCACGTCCATCGCCGAGCCCGCGAAGACGAGCTCGAGCTGCTCGCGTGCGGCCGGCGACGGAGCCTCGGCGAGCAGGTCCTCGATCGCGCGCGGCGCGCGTCCCGACGCGAAGCGATCCATCACCGAGGCCGGGTAGCGACAGAAGCGCATGAGGCGGACGAAGCCGAGCGTCGCGCTCGGACCGTGGCGGAGCAGCAGGTGGGCGAGCTGCCGGAGCGGATTGCGGAAGAACACGAGCGGCCGCGCGCCCGGGTTCGGGAGGTTCACGGCCATCACCGGGAGGTCGACGAACTCCGCGCCGTGGCCCTCGAAGTCGAGCTCCGCGAGCACCTCGTCGGCGAGCGGGAAGAGGCAGCTCGCGCCGACCTCGTTGCGACAGCCGGACAGGATCTCGCGCGTTCCCGTCATGCCGCCGACGTAGCCGTTCTTCTCGAGCACGAGGACGCGGCGGCCTCGCTTCGCGAGCACGGCGGCGGCCGCGAGCCCGTTGTGGCCCGCTCCGACGACGATCGCATCCAGCTCCGACATCTCGGACATGCGGCTCCTTCTCCGGCCCGGGCGACGCCCCTTCGGCCGCGGCCGAGCGTACGGGAAGGCGCGCCGGGCCGGCATGACCCACGCTGCGCCCCTCGCGGCCGCTCCGTCAATCCTCGCGCGTGCGCGTGCGCGTGCGCGTGCGCGTCGCGTCGCGCGCGGACTGCGCCGCGCGGTGCGCCTCGGCGAGCGCGTCCGCGAACAGCGCGCGCGCAGCGTCCGCGCCCGCCTGCGAGAGGTGGTCGTCGTCCGCGTAGAGGAAGTCGCGGCCCTCGACATAGCGAACCGATCCGTCGTCCTCGTAGAAGAGCCGGTCCGCGCGCAGGACGCGGAGCTTCGGGAAGTCGGCGACGGCGGCCTCGGCGA
This Myxococcota bacterium DNA region includes the following protein-coding sequences:
- a CDS encoding NAD(P)/FAD-dependent oxidoreductase, whose translation is MSEMSELDAIVVGAGHNGLAAAAVLAKRGRRVLVLEKNGYVGGMTGTREILSGCRNEVGASCLFPLADEVLAELDFEGHGAEFVDLPVMAVNLPNPGARPLVFFRNPLRQLAHLLLRHGPSATLGFVRLMRFCRYPASVMDRFASGRAPRAIEDLLAEAPSPAAREQLELVFAGSAMDVIERFFPDAERHRTLRALLAFAAIQSTFKGPYTPGSAFCLVYTMALNGSGGLIRRVRGGMGALPEALARSIEAHGGEVRLKQPVKRIVVEGGRAVGVELRGGEVLRAKVVLSNLDKPATFLRLVGEEHLDAGFVARVRGIEHKGAWVHLLFKLDGLPAYGGEWAWMNRDPHLRFGGAMVPDPEQMQAGYEACLRGELPDEVPIAFQIPTVMDATLAPPGAHIASAYGFFFPCDAPDAERGKLRDEMAERVIDRISRYLPDFRARIVERAVFSSDHFAAMHGATNGDFTHGLLHADQMLAARTSVAGSSHATPIEGLFLCGSSCHPGPGVTFLPGCGCAREVLETGAA